In Lujinxingia sediminis, a single genomic region encodes these proteins:
- a CDS encoding ParA family protein — MAPALKTCDSCEKQFLVKFRFQIERRGSEMVYFCSQACRQEQTEQQGQARCSSCDKAFVPTYAFQQATIDGRQVHYCSMACRTPAVQDYRQRRTHTEHGPMRIAVLNQKGGTGKTTTTVALGSGLALAGHRVLIIDVDSQGHVAISLGIEGKHTLYHLMVEERPLSQSVINARPNLDVLVGDDTLASAEIFLARKNEGRDKLLRKVLHENHDYDFILLDCGPSLSLLNMNALTFADHLIVPVSCDFLSLVGVKQVMKTLKNVNQVLLHPISIMGILPTFYDMRNNISDESIKTLKGYFHDKVLPPIRVNTRLKEAPQHRQSIFEYAPDSRGASDYQKVVDWVVREHQRRAQATA, encoded by the coding sequence ATGGCTCCCGCACTCAAGACTTGCGATAGCTGCGAGAAGCAGTTTCTGGTCAAATTTCGCTTCCAGATCGAGCGTCGCGGCTCCGAGATGGTCTACTTCTGCAGCCAGGCCTGTCGCCAGGAACAGACCGAGCAGCAAGGCCAGGCGCGTTGCTCCAGCTGCGATAAAGCGTTCGTGCCCACCTACGCCTTTCAGCAGGCCACCATCGATGGTCGTCAGGTGCACTACTGCTCGATGGCCTGCCGCACCCCGGCCGTCCAGGACTACCGTCAGCGCCGCACCCACACCGAGCACGGTCCGATGCGCATCGCCGTGCTCAACCAGAAAGGCGGCACCGGTAAGACCACCACCACCGTCGCGCTGGGGAGCGGCCTGGCACTGGCCGGCCACCGCGTGCTCATCATCGACGTCGACAGTCAGGGCCACGTCGCTATCAGCCTGGGCATTGAGGGGAAACACACCCTCTACCACCTGATGGTCGAGGAGCGACCTCTCAGCCAGAGCGTCATCAACGCCCGACCCAACCTCGATGTGCTGGTGGGAGACGACACCCTGGCCAGCGCCGAGATCTTCCTGGCTCGCAAAAATGAGGGGCGTGATAAACTTCTGCGCAAGGTTCTCCACGAGAACCACGACTATGATTTTATCCTGCTCGACTGCGGCCCGAGCCTCTCGCTGCTCAACATGAACGCTTTGACCTTTGCCGACCACCTGATCGTGCCCGTCTCCTGCGACTTCCTGAGTCTGGTCGGTGTCAAACAGGTCATGAAGACGCTCAAAAACGTCAACCAGGTCCTGCTCCACCCCATCAGCATCATGGGCATTCTGCCCACCTTCTACGACATGCGTAACAACATCAGCGATGAGTCCATCAAGACCCTCAAAGGCTACTTCCACGACAAGGTGCTCCCGCCCATCCGCGTGAACACTCGTCTCAAAGAAGCGCCACAGCATCGGCAGTCCATCTTCGAGTACGCACCGGACAGCCGCGGGGCCTCCGACTACCAGAAAGTCGTCGACTGGGTGGTTCGCGAGCATCAGCGCCGCGCTCAGGCCACAGCCTGA
- a CDS encoding exo-beta-N-acetylmuramidase NamZ family protein — MTLHAPLVQTGLDRLLAEPERLHALKGQRLGLLVNPTSITAELDHAIEALRAAGLNIVRLFGPEHGVRAEAQDMEVVEETIDPLSGLPCISLYGHTFESLKARPEHLEGLDRVICDIQDIGARYYTYVYTIGLMMQACGEASIPVTVLDRPNPINGVDIEGNIVLEGYDSFVGMQPIATRHAMTAGELAHYFNRFTDWTCDLDVIELKGWKRSMWFDQTGLPWVMPSPNMPTLDTATVYPGQCLIEGTNLSEARGTTRPFELVGAPYVDAPALKAYLESLKLEGVAYRLVAFRPMFQKHAGQTCRGLQLHITDRRQMRSLTLSYAIIAGVIAQGTEGFGWREQAYEFVNDRLAIDLLLGDPAQRRALEEGVDPRELAQANRSARAEFESRRNECLLYHD; from the coding sequence ATGACCCTGCATGCCCCCCTCGTTCAAACCGGCCTTGATCGTCTTCTGGCCGAACCCGAGCGCCTCCACGCTCTCAAGGGCCAGCGGCTGGGGCTGCTGGTTAACCCGACCAGCATCACCGCCGAACTCGACCACGCCATCGAAGCATTACGAGCGGCCGGACTCAACATCGTACGACTCTTCGGGCCGGAACACGGTGTACGCGCCGAAGCCCAGGATATGGAGGTCGTCGAAGAGACCATCGACCCGCTCTCCGGGCTCCCCTGCATCAGTCTCTACGGACATACCTTTGAGAGCCTCAAGGCTCGCCCGGAACATCTCGAAGGCCTCGATCGCGTCATCTGTGACATTCAGGATATCGGCGCGCGCTACTACACGTATGTCTACACCATCGGTCTGATGATGCAGGCCTGCGGTGAGGCGTCGATTCCGGTGACGGTTCTCGACCGCCCTAACCCTATTAACGGCGTCGACATCGAGGGCAACATTGTCCTGGAAGGCTACGACTCCTTTGTGGGCATGCAGCCCATCGCCACCCGTCACGCCATGACCGCCGGCGAGCTGGCGCATTACTTCAACCGCTTCACCGACTGGACGTGTGACCTGGACGTCATCGAACTCAAGGGCTGGAAGCGCTCGATGTGGTTTGACCAGACCGGGCTGCCCTGGGTGATGCCCAGCCCCAACATGCCCACGCTGGACACAGCCACCGTCTACCCGGGACAATGCCTGATTGAGGGCACCAACCTGAGCGAAGCTCGCGGCACCACACGCCCTTTTGAACTTGTGGGTGCTCCCTATGTTGACGCGCCGGCCTTAAAAGCCTACCTCGAATCCCTGAAGTTGGAGGGCGTGGCCTACCGCCTGGTCGCCTTCCGACCGATGTTCCAAAAACATGCCGGCCAGACCTGCCGTGGCCTTCAGCTTCACATCACTGACCGGCGTCAGATGCGCAGCCTCACCCTGAGCTACGCGATCATCGCCGGCGTCATCGCCCAGGGAACCGAAGGCTTTGGCTGGCGTGAGCAGGCCTACGAATTTGTAAACGATCGCCTCGCCATCGATCTGCTCCTGGGCGACCCGGCACAACGCAGGGCCCTTGAAGAAGGCGTCGACCCTCGCGAGTTGGCTCAGGCCAACCGCAGCGCGCGCGCCGAGTTTGAATCCCGTCGCAACGAGTGTTTGCTCTATCATGACTGA